From the genome of Chitinivibrio alkaliphilus ACht1, one region includes:
- the murJ gene encoding murein biosynthesis integral membrane protein MurJ, whose protein sequence is MNKNVKKGVAAAVVLMFLSNVLSRVIGFVRTQIQAGFIGTDHIADAYALSFLLPDTLNYILAGGCLTVTFIPLYQSLEKRSPREAHEFVSNLLNVGTVIFLFSIVLGYLITPAFIAFVGGQELHGESQDLAVSLTRLVLPAQLFFFWGAVIKGIQFSRQSFLYPALTPLIYNVGIIICGVALFESHGVAGFSVGVLVGAFLGNVVFQLPGMQCCAVQWYPRFSFRDPHLRHWGLKTLPLIIGVGFTYSNMVLIRFFGARSSDGIGSVSALDYSYRLFMVLVALLGQSIASGMYPFITEMAMENRRKDIEETLFPLIVQIGVILWSITWILPFVSYDLIALLFERRAFTAHSTLITSRALTAYAPGLFFFTAVFLFNRLYYAFEKTLTPTIITTISLVLVLPLFFILSQTWGVVGVAFPSALFSALIFILLSGYWKKLFPDSKVHFLWLRLVGVIALSSPGALMALGISRFPIVDQAPPAVRIFVVGGMPFFLLLSLFNYLGFISARDLLNKIRRRK, encoded by the coding sequence ATGAATAAAAATGTGAAAAAAGGCGTTGCCGCTGCGGTTGTTCTCATGTTTCTGTCCAACGTGCTTAGCCGCGTTATCGGGTTTGTACGGACACAGATACAAGCCGGTTTTATTGGGACTGATCATATCGCTGATGCCTATGCGCTTTCGTTTCTCTTACCTGATACACTCAATTACATCTTAGCCGGCGGTTGTCTTACTGTTACCTTTATCCCGCTCTACCAATCCTTAGAAAAAAGGTCACCCCGTGAGGCCCATGAGTTTGTGTCAAACCTGTTAAACGTGGGCACGGTGATCTTTCTCTTTTCTATTGTCTTGGGCTATCTTATTACACCGGCATTCATTGCATTTGTGGGAGGACAGGAACTTCATGGAGAGTCGCAAGACCTTGCCGTATCGCTGACCCGCTTGGTACTGCCGGCACAACTTTTTTTCTTCTGGGGAGCCGTTATAAAGGGCATACAATTTTCACGGCAGTCGTTCTTATATCCCGCTCTTACGCCGCTGATCTACAACGTGGGTATAATTATTTGTGGTGTTGCCTTGTTTGAATCCCATGGTGTAGCCGGGTTTTCTGTGGGGGTATTGGTGGGGGCTTTCCTCGGTAATGTGGTATTCCAGCTTCCCGGTATGCAGTGCTGTGCAGTGCAGTGGTATCCACGGTTTTCATTCCGTGACCCCCATCTTCGCCATTGGGGTCTTAAGACGCTTCCCCTTATTATTGGGGTTGGGTTTACCTATTCCAACATGGTGTTAATTCGTTTTTTCGGTGCACGAAGCAGCGATGGTATTGGATCGGTTAGTGCCTTAGACTACTCCTATAGATTGTTCATGGTGCTGGTTGCGCTCTTGGGGCAATCTATCGCTTCAGGGATGTATCCCTTTATTACAGAAATGGCCATGGAAAATAGACGAAAAGATATTGAGGAGACCCTTTTTCCTCTCATTGTACAAATTGGAGTTATCCTGTGGAGTATTACGTGGATACTCCCCTTTGTCAGCTATGACCTCATTGCCCTGTTGTTTGAACGCCGTGCATTCACAGCCCACTCTACTCTGATTACCTCACGCGCCCTTACGGCGTATGCACCGGGGCTCTTTTTCTTCACAGCGGTTTTTTTGTTTAACCGGTTGTATTATGCATTTGAAAAAACCCTGACCCCCACCATCATCACAACAATTTCTCTCGTACTGGTGCTTCCCCTCTTTTTTATTTTGAGTCAGACCTGGGGCGTTGTGGGCGTGGCCTTTCCATCGGCACTGTTTTCAGCCCTTATTTTCATTCTTCTTTCAGGATACTGGAAGAAGCTCTTCCCTGATTCAAAGGTCCACTTCCTCTGGCTTCGTCTAGTGGGGGTAATTGCTCTCTCTTCTCCCGGGGCACTTATGGCTTTAGGTATTTCACGTTTCCCCATTGTCGATCAGGCACCTCCAGCGGTCCGCATTTTTGTGGTCGGGGGTATGCCCTTCTTTCTCCTTCTCTCGCTCTTTAATTACCTTGGTTTTATTTCCGCACGGGATCTGCTAAATAAAATTCGGAGGAGGAAGTAA
- a CDS encoding prepilin peptidase, with the protein MEYSPIYMGLAFFGAGLLFGSFFNVLIHRMPLGLSIISPRSRCPRCENTLSWYDNIPVVSYLYLRGKCRFCAAPISQEYPAVELATGIFSTMLYYFLFRHTIQEQHVAVFFLQYATLVLLIPISLIDMHHYIIPDSFTLGGLVLAMLLSFVPGGLSPVEAFLGAICGGGILLFFALTGKKFLGREAMGGGDVKMLAWFGAVWGAPIAAGTIFLGALVGLVFSVVFMIRGEDGANTPIPFGPALYLGLCISLLWGEPLWYAYMSLF; encoded by the coding sequence ATGGAATATTCACCGATATATATGGGGCTTGCCTTCTTTGGAGCAGGCCTGCTTTTCGGATCTTTTTTTAATGTCCTCATTCATCGTATGCCTCTCGGGCTTTCTATTATCTCACCGCGATCCCGCTGTCCCCGCTGTGAAAATACGCTGAGTTGGTATGACAATATTCCTGTTGTGAGCTACCTATATCTGCGAGGAAAATGCCGTTTCTGCGCAGCTCCCATCTCTCAGGAATATCCTGCAGTTGAGCTGGCGACGGGAATATTCTCCACGATGCTCTATTATTTTCTCTTTCGGCATACAATACAGGAGCAACACGTTGCGGTGTTCTTTCTGCAGTATGCGACACTGGTATTGCTGATCCCCATCTCTCTTATTGATATGCATCATTATATTATTCCTGACTCCTTTACCCTTGGAGGGCTTGTTTTGGCCATGCTTCTCAGTTTTGTACCGGGAGGGCTTTCTCCTGTTGAAGCGTTCCTCGGCGCGATATGCGGGGGAGGAATTCTTCTCTTCTTTGCCCTCACCGGAAAAAAATTTCTTGGACGTGAAGCCATGGGCGGGGGTGATGTAAAAATGCTTGCATGGTTTGGCGCTGTGTGGGGAGCACCCATAGCGGCAGGAACTATCTTTTTGGGTGCCCTGGTGGGGTTGGTTTTTTCGGTTGTTTTTATGATACGGGGAGAGGACGGGGCAAACACGCCCATACCCTTTGGCCCGGCCTTATATCTTGGTCTTTGTATCTCCCTACTGTGGGGGGAGCCCTTGTGGTATGCGTATATGTCGCTCTTTTAA